One part of the Nostoc sp. PCC 7120 = FACHB-418 genome encodes these proteins:
- a CDS encoding ABC transporter permease produces the protein MKQAFSAILRFETFYHLRRPTFWLIAILFFAIGLTDIVAKAGPGNAFFFVNSPAEIFQVTIWYTIFGILAASAFVAETFVRDSNYRMEALILATPIRKRDYLTTRFIAAFGMTLLAFSTYIPGMLLGTVIPGLNPFALGAFRPEAYVASYVLFVLPNLFLVSAIAFSIASKTRSIIITYAGAIVLVMLYLVSLMLVGVDVIDFELYRIWAMLDPFGFYAFEEKTLTWTVFQHNNLMPSLGGTLLWNRLLWITIAVAGWMWSYHTYSMKVMGKSPVKTKVKTTKSQPININRNYSPAYSPASSLLWQQWINRAWFETNLILRGC, from the coding sequence ATGAAACAAGCATTTTCCGCTATTTTGCGGTTTGAAACTTTTTATCATCTCCGTCGCCCGACGTTTTGGTTAATTGCTATCTTATTTTTCGCCATTGGACTCACCGATATAGTTGCGAAAGCTGGGCCTGGTAACGCCTTCTTTTTTGTCAATAGTCCGGCGGAAATCTTTCAAGTTACTATTTGGTATACCATTTTTGGAATTTTGGCAGCATCGGCTTTTGTGGCTGAAACTTTTGTGCGGGATAGTAATTACCGTATGGAAGCTTTAATTTTGGCTACTCCCATCCGTAAACGGGACTATTTAACAACCCGCTTCATCGCTGCATTTGGAATGACGCTTTTGGCGTTTTCTACCTATATACCAGGGATGCTTTTAGGTACTGTTATACCTGGATTAAACCCCTTTGCTTTGGGTGCATTTCGTCCTGAAGCTTATGTGGCTAGTTATGTATTATTTGTATTACCCAATCTATTTTTAGTTTCTGCGATCGCATTTAGTATTGCTTCCAAAACCAGAAGTATTATCATTACCTATGCTGGGGCAATTGTTCTTGTCATGCTCTACCTGGTTTCTCTGATGCTGGTGGGGGTAGATGTCATCGACTTTGAATTATACCGCATCTGGGCAATGTTAGACCCCTTTGGCTTTTATGCTTTTGAAGAAAAAACCCTGACTTGGACAGTTTTCCAGCATAATAATTTGATGCCGTCTTTAGGGGGAACACTGCTGTGGAATCGTCTACTTTGGATTACCATTGCTGTGGCTGGTTGGATGTGGAGTTATCACACCTATTCAATGAAGGTGATGGGAAAATCTCCTGTGAAAACCAAAGTGAAGACTACAAAGTCTCAACCAATAAATATCAATAGAAATTATTCCCCCGCTTATTCTCCTGCATCTTCCTTACTATGGCAACAATGGATTAACCGCGCTTGGTTTGAAACTAACTTAATTTTACGAGGGTGTTAA